The genomic interval TCATTTAGTGGAGAGCCATTTTGTTTGATCGTAATTTCGCCTGTGGCCCGAATTACAGGTTCATTGAACAGTATTTCTACCTTAGTATCTACCGCTACATTCGTAGCTTCATTGAGAGGAGATGTACTCGTGATCAGAGGTGCTTCCTGATCTGGGTTTATGGTAAATTGCCATTCTCCAGTTGGAATACCTGCAAAATAATTCCCTACCGGATCTTTAAAAGCCAGCGCATCTATCTGAACAGAAATTGTTGAATTGTATTCAAGCAGAGGTAGAGTAATTGTAACCTTATCTTTGTTGATGGTGACGGCATCGCTATTAGCCGGAATGATTGTTGGGGTTCCATTTATTAAAACAGTAATTGAACCTGTTCCTGCAGATACATCTTCGTCAAATTGTAATTCAAGTTTTGCATCTCTTCCGGCATTACCCCCGGCAGCAGGAACTTTAGTTAAAATATGCGGTGGAGTGAGATCCGGCGCAGTAGTAAACTTCCATTTTTCCGCTGGTATTCCCTCATAAGGATTTCCTGCAATATCTGTAAAAGCTGTATTCCCAATTTGTATTTCAACCAATGTATTGGAATCGAAATTAGAAGCATTAATGATTGCTTTATTGCCTTCAATAATTACAGAAGCATCTGTACTGGGAATGACTGTATTTTTAGCTCCCTGTTTAATATTGATATTGCCTGTGCCCTTGGCTATAGGTTCAGAAAACGTAATTTCCAGTGTAGCATTGGTTGGTACAGCCACCGATTCATGTGCAGGAGACAGCAGATTAGCTGCAGGATTTACATCGTCTATTTGCGCAATAAATATATCTTTTGTTGATTTCTTTTCTGCTCTTGTTGTTTGAGCAGGCATAGTGATGTTAGATTTTGTAGTGCCGGCAATATATATTTTACCTTCTGTATTTATTGAGCCTCCCCAGGCTAGTTCTTCCTGATTATCGCCGTAATAGGCACCCCATATTCTTTTCCCAGCGGTGTCGAGTTTGGCTATAAACAGGTCTTTTGCACCACCATAGTCATTTCTCAAGCCATTGGCTACTTTATTTGTTGTGGTCGCAATATAGTTTTTACTTCCATTGCTGCTCTCTGCAACGCCTATAATATAAAGTCCTCCCTTTTTATCACTAAGAATATGTATGGCACTTTCGTAAGCAGTACCTCCATAGAAAGTAGCCCATATTTTTTTGCCTGAACTATTGAATTTTACTACGAATACATCACTGCTGCCTGCTCTTGAGGTTTGATGAGTACCCCGGCTGATATCATTGCTATTGGTAATAAAATCAGAACCTTGAGTATCTCCTATAATATAGATATTATCAGGCCCATCGGTTAGTACCTTTAGGGCATTGTCATACCCGTTGTTGCCATAATAAGTACCCCATATCGGTTGTCCTTCATCAGTGAACTTAGCCAGATAGCCACTGCTTACATTTGAACCATTGGTAGTGCCTGCTCTGAATGCCTGATGCGGATTGCTGCCGATTGCGATTCCATCTGTACTTATCGTTCTGCCGCATATATATATGTTTGACTGGCCATCTGAAGCAACACCGGAGCTGTAATCTCTGTGTGTGCCTCCAAAATAGGTGCCCCAGATACGCTGGCCATTTTGTGAATTAAATTTTGCTATAAAAGCATCCTGGTCACAATCAGTATCTGAATTGCAACCCGGATTGTACGCAGTGGTCCGGTACGCACCTGCAGTAGCTATTCCATTTTCGCTATTGGTCTGGCCAACCATATAAATATTCCCATCCGGTCCAATAGCCAGCTCTTCCCCTTTATCGATTTTGGTACCGCCATAATACGTTGCCCAAATGGGTACGCCATTAGAGCCAAATTTTACCAGAAATCCATCAATACTTCCACCGTGAAGAGGCTGGTGAGCATTGGTACTATACACAGCGAGAGAGATATCTTCAGCGGATATCTCCCCACATAGGTAAAGGCTTCCGGTAGCATCGATGATCAGGTCTTTTGCCGAACTTCCATCGGCAATGTAAGTAGCCCACTGTAGCTGATGATCTTTGTTAAATTTTAATAAATAACTAATGGTTGGCTGGGAGAAACTATTGGAAAATACATTGTTATATAAGATACTGGTTTTGCTTTCGGTAAGTCCTGTTACATATACATTGTTATCAGCATCAGTTTTAATATAGGCGGTATGATCATCTTTTTCTCCGCCATAATAGGTTGCCCAGCTTACGGCCGGATCAATAACAATGGCTTGAGTGGGGTCATAGGGATCTATTTTAAAAGAGACAATCCCTTTACTCAATTGGTACGCAGATTTTACCTCAGTTGTATCTCCTTTACTTGTCTGATAGGTAAAAGGCATTCCCTCAATGAGCTTACCCATTGGATTGGTGATGAGCAGTGAGCCTTTTTTATGTAGTTTGAGGGTTTGATTGCCTGTATAAGTAAAGCGAATATGTTCAGTTTTTCCGCCTGGTCTCACCAAAAAGTCATATTTGAGTTCGGAGCCATGTGTATAAATTACAAAATCTATGTGTGGATATACTTCTTTATAAATAATCTTCTGGTAGCTCCGCACCTGGCTGATTCCTTTTGGATAGGCAGAATGAAAGTAATTATCTACGCCGGGCACCTGACTCTCGGCCTGTACCTCTACATTTGTGCTGGCACCAATCAGTTCCATATGTACTTGCTGTATGGTGCGTTTGCCTTTTTGATTTTTATTCCAGGTATAAATGATCCCTTTCTTCGTAAGATAAAAACTCACCCCTCTGCCAGTACCTGTAAATAGTATATCTGTGCGCGTTTTACCCTGTTCGTTGAGTATCTGGCCTTTATTTTCGGTGAACTTAAGTGGAGATTGAAATAATGCGGCAGAAGGGGTATCAGTAGATGCATAACTAAAACTAGCCGCTGGATAAATAGCCAGCCAGAGTATATAAGCAATTGGGAATAAGTGTTTCATACTCATACAAAGACAATTAGAAAAGACTCCGTTGAAATCAATATTATTGTTCTTTTGGTAATCCGGGAGGCCCGGGAAGGGTCCTGTCAGGTACCCAGGGCTGTTCAATCAATAGATACGCAATACCTGCAGCTGCTACAGGAATCAGTTTAACCGGCCAGCTAAATCTTCTTTTCACGCTAAAAGTATTACTGAGCGTATAATTATCCGGATGGTTAACCGTCGTCACTTTCAAACGGTATTTGTCTCCCGGCCTGGCATGAGCGGGTATGGTTAATTTGTATTGCTTTTTGTTGGCAATATCTTCGGTTTGTGCTACCCTGGTATTGCCATTAAAAAGCTCCAGACGGATTTTTTCATTTACTACGCCTCCTCTCCAGGAAAATGTATGTGCTTTGGCCCGTTTATATGTCTTGCTGACTTGCGAAGCAGACATAGCCAGGGGAGAATAAACCAGGGTAGCCTGTACTTCAAATGAAATCTCTCCATTATAGCGCGAAAGCTCATTTTTTGCCTGCCATTCAATTCTTTTGTCGTTGCCAGCCGTAATGGTATCTCCAATATTTCCACTGACCAGGGCAACTGGTTCTTCGAGCTGGTTGTGTGAGCTGTATAATGAAATTTTATACTTCTGGTTATCCATAGAACCCTTCAGGTCGTAGAATACATAAATAACATCTCCTTTAGACTCAGCCCGTACATTACTCACTTGCTGGGCAATACTACAGGTGAGCGGAAAGAATAACAATAATAGAAAGTAGCGTTTGAGCATATACCTTTTGTAGAAGAGTAGCAGATGTATATTTGTTAAAGGCTGGCTGCGTAGTAATTAACCTGGATTAGGTATCTGAAAACTATTTATCACTAAAAGTTAAAGAACGTATAATTTATTACACTTGCCAGTAAGTATGAGCGCTTTGCCATTGGTCTTACAAAAAAGTGCAAGTCTTAAAATTAAGCACATTCCTACCCAAAAGCAATACCTTTTTTCGGGTATTTTTGGTAATTTTCAGCTAAAAGACTTACATCTGTTTTTATATCCAAATCAAACCTTCTGAGATAACAGATAGCAGGAACAGGCAACACTCACCATTTTGAGGGTAAAGATCAAAATAGAGTATTAATCCGCTTGTAAAATACGTGTGCCAGTATAACTTTTTTGTTGAGAGGGCAACCAGGGCTTCTGTTATAATTGCCAAAAAAATGTCCTACATTTAAATAAAATAATTATACTTGAAGTAAGAATTACCGGCTTGGCTTTTTCAAAATAGCCTTTTTGAAAACAAATAGTCAAAATCATTTTATCACCTTTTACTTAAAATTTTTTTCGAATGGCAAAAATTGCAATGTTAGGAACAGGCTTTATCGGTGAGTTTTATACCACAGCTTTACATGGACAACGTAATCCTGACCGGGTGGTGAGTGTATACTCCCGCAGTGAAGAAAATGGCAAACGGTTCGCCCAGAAATGGAATATTCCCAAATGGACCACCTCTATGGAAGAAGCTGTAAATGATTCCAATATTGATGCTGTCATCATTTCTCTGCCCAATCATCTGCACCTGGAGGCAGTTCAACTTTCTGCTAAGGCCGGGAAAGCCGTATTGTGTACC from Rhodocytophaga rosea carries:
- a CDS encoding DUF7948 domain-containing protein, with the protein product MKHLFPIAYILWLAIYPAASFSYASTDTPSAALFQSPLKFTENKGQILNEQGKTRTDILFTGTGRGVSFYLTKKGIIYTWNKNQKGKRTIQQVHMELIGASTNVEVQAESQVPGVDNYFHSAYPKGISQVRSYQKIIYKEVYPHIDFVIYTHGSELKYDFLVRPGGKTEHIRFTYTGNQTLKLHKKGSLLITNPMGKLIEGMPFTYQTSKGDTTEVKSAYQLSKGIVSFKIDPYDPTQAIVIDPAVSWATYYGGEKDDHTAYIKTDADNNVYVTGLTESKTSILYNNVFSNSFSQPTISYLLKFNKDHQLQWATYIADGSSAKDLIIDATGSLYLCGEISAEDISLAVYSTNAHQPLHGGSIDGFLVKFGSNGVPIWATYYGGTKIDKGEELAIGPDGNIYMVGQTNSENGIATAGAYRTTAYNPGCNSDTDCDQDAFIAKFNSQNGQRIWGTYFGGTHRDYSSGVASDGQSNIYICGRTISTDGIAIGSNPHQAFRAGTTNGSNVSSGYLAKFTDEGQPIWGTYYGNNGYDNALKVLTDGPDNIYIIGDTQGSDFITNSNDISRGTHQTSRAGSSDVFVVKFNSSGKKIWATFYGGTAYESAIHILSDKKGGLYIIGVAESSNGSKNYIATTTNKVANGLRNDYGGAKDLFIAKLDTAGKRIWGAYYGDNQEELAWGGSINTEGKIYIAGTTKSNITMPAQTTRAEKKSTKDIFIAQIDDVNPAANLLSPAHESVAVPTNATLEITFSEPIAKGTGNINIKQGAKNTVIPSTDASVIIEGNKAIINASNFDSNTLVEIQIGNTAFTDIAGNPYEGIPAEKWKFTTAPDLTPPHILTKVPAAGGNAGRDAKLELQFDEDVSAGTGSITVLINGTPTIIPANSDAVTINKDKVTITLPLLEYNSTISVQIDALAFKDPVGNYFAGIPTGEWQFTINPDQEAPLITSTSPLNEATNVAVDTKVEILFNEPVIRATGEITIKQNGSPLNDLGITTDVNKVTIALPAFKLGSVVTIEISNTAFKDIAGNYFAGLAAGAWQFSTLPQLIITPATFEPVSITHNGQEFDPTSIPNLSIQLNPNPSETQVMLYTRGISRAETGWKKQSVAPTENTYTVPAPTDSIDQIGLEYYFEITPPAQYGPAFTSDTGIVYINYESGLEIPLAKGSSQRDYRLISIPLTLADSTVNGLFVNKLGGQDIEKWRLYRYNNNGSLADYEEYKNSSTSFTTIETGRAYWILARDGNNFTSGQGTTLKVRQAKPYTIHLQPGWNLIGNPYDMEVFWEDVKTANATHAPDLGELYIYNGNGNYDFGDLKQYSGGFVWADNATDLKIPVLHNRNARLSAEHPLYDKNSAFEVNFTLESKSMRYHLSGLGMHPSASTGKDRYDRYLLPRFTDYLEIRFASEIKKTPGFTKQMVPVSDEYTWEFTVETNLTTELAELKWENYFSEPNGKQLYLYDVQQEVIVNMVEQNIYKFNPATSARFRVYYGSPLYISKHLRPQRIKLNQNVPNPFRGETLIPFSLPDSRNEYMVEVSIYNTTGAKVAELASGKYQPGFHLLKWNGKDIQGKPLPAGLYIARLTVAGEKQNKDMFLRLIIQ